The sequence ACACTTTTTTGGACCTATCTGCGAACCCAGGGTCTTGATCCTACCAAGCATGCTATTAAAGGAGAAATTGAAAGAGTTCGTGGATATAATATAAGAGCACGACAGATACATGAAAGGCGTACCATTATGCCACGTATTGACAAGGCGGCAGCAGGTCGCTTCATCAGAAGTGGCTTGTGGCAGCCAAGGTCTGCTGAAGAACGACAGCAAGAGGAACAACCACCTGATGAATCAGTAGACTCTGTTATGTAACAAATTGTCCACTTATGTATATACTTCAGATGAgtctttaaaattattatttatgtattgttGATAATTTTATTAGACTAAAGAGTATTTAGTCTAATTTCTTTTGTACACTGAAAACTACTGTTGACAATTCCATCATCAATACTGTCACCTCATAATGTAAATTGTTCATACTTGCCTGTTTTTATGTAAACATGAAACTGTAGGAACTGCTGAGGTGTAAGTAAAAAGGAAACAACCTACTCCAAATTATGTTGATTCTTCAGTAAGtatagatgataataataataatcataaatatAAACAAGAAAA comes from Schistocerca piceifrons isolate TAMUIC-IGC-003096 chromosome 8, iqSchPice1.1, whole genome shotgun sequence and encodes:
- the LOC124711770 gene encoding nuclear nucleic acid-binding protein C1D — protein: MAENTIDFGELSTDESLKKSVTELHDSVKKFGDFLQLACEKDVYSNLSTEDRVKYDLFLSYSLSTLFWTYLRTQGLDPTKHAIKGEIERVRGYNIRARQIHERRTIMPRIDKAAAGRFIRSGLWQPRSAEERQQEEQPPDESVDSVM